In a genomic window of Gavia stellata isolate bGavSte3 chromosome 30, bGavSte3.hap2, whole genome shotgun sequence:
- the GNAT2 gene encoding guanine nucleotide-binding protein G(t) subunit alpha-2 encodes MGSGASAEDKEMAKRSKELEKKLQEDADKEAKTVKLLLLGAGESGKSTIVKQMKIIHQDGYTPEECMEFKAIIYGNILQSILAIIRAMSTLGIDYAESSCADEGRQLFNLADSIEEGTMPPELVTCIKKLWKDGGVQACFDRAAEYQLNDSAAYYLNQLDRITAPGYLPNEQDVLRSRVKTTGIIETKFSVKDLNFRMFDVGGQRSERKKWIHCFEGVTCIIFCGALSAYDMVLVEDDEVNRMHESLHLFNSICNHKFFAATSIILFLNKKDLFEEKIKKVHLSICFPDYDGPNTFEDAGNYIKTQFLDLNMRKDVKEIYSHMTCATDTQNVKFVFDAVTDVIIKENLKDCGLF; translated from the exons ATGGGGAGCGGGGCCAGTGCCGAGGACAAGGAGATGGCCAAGAGGTCCAAGGAGCTGGAGAAGAAGCTCCAGGAGGATGCGGATAAAGAGGCCAAGACGGTCAAGTTGCTCTTGCTTG GGGCTGGAGAGTCGGGCAAGAGCACCATCGTGAAGCAGATGAA gatCATCCACCAGGATGGCTACACGCCCGAGGAGTGCATGGAGTTCAAGGCCATCATCTACGGCAACATCCTGCAGTCCATCCTGGCCATCATCCGCGCCATGTCCACGCTGGGCATCGACTACGCCGAGTCGTCCTGCGCG GACGAAGGCCGGCAGCTCTTCAACCTGGCCGACTCCATCGAGGAGGGCACCATGCCCCCCGAGCTGGTCACCTGCATCAAGAAGCTGTGGAAGGACGGGGGGGTGCAGGCTTGCTTCGACCGAGCCGCCGAGTACCAGCTCAACGACTCGGCCGCGTA ttacCTGAACCAGCTGGACAGGATCACGGCCCCCGGCTACCTCCCCAACGAGCAGGACGTGCTGCGATCCCGAGTGAAGACCACGGGCATCATCGAGACCAAGTTCTCTGTCAAAGACCTGAATTTCAG GATGTTCGACGTGGGAGGGCAGAGATCGGAGCGCAAGAAGTGGATCCACTGCTTCGAGGGGGTGACCTGCATCATCTTCTGCGGGGCGCTGAGCGCCTACGACATGGTGCTGGTGGAGGACGACGAAGTG AACCGCATGCACGAATCCCTGCACCTATTCAACAGTATATGCAACCACAAGTTCTTTGCCGCCACCTCCATCATCCTCTTCCTCAACAAGAAGGACCTTTTCGAGGAAAAGATCAAGAAAGTCCATCTCAGCATTTGCTTCCCAGATTACGACG GTCCCAACACATTTGAAGACGCGGGAAATTACATCAAGACCCAGTTCCTTGATCTCAACATGCGAAAGGACGTGAAGGAGATCTACAGCCACATGACCTGTGCCACAGACACGCAGAACGTCAAATTCGTCTTTGACGCCGTCACGGATGTCATCATCAAAGAGAACCTCAAGGACTGTGGCCTCTTCTGA